A single genomic interval of Penicillium psychrofluorescens genome assembly, chromosome: 2 harbors:
- a CDS encoding uncharacterized protein (ID:PFLUO_004124-T1.cds;~source:funannotate) — MTDVRPSGGHLAFDSKLTEQLQQPSRSPKSRSLSDASKPTTSSQPSTGDLSRPPSKDDSVIPSLPSTPRRSSLHQPSLSLNLPSKAASPSVPNRAPPLSPQLDSSHSYGSPSSVLPRRSRGLDFSRACTNLHHSTLAESSPDSSPTIGGRGMTIPQRRGSLGSTSVPPFATSGPADRTAISSSVSSVNMMESDTSTSEEDDDHMMGDRDDIMLNTPQAVRMGSGPSPFATGNIQSPGNDWMAGCQQATASLMSFQRARFRNTKGRSRHSSSSASGNSSKPSPGPQSPPVMKSVENPTGGYFAPRQTGNARRESLSLGTRDLRLSDLSDDGESRARGGSPTAASHMEGGPLGVIRRAVTRRGSLLPKTKTFARIRSALMEEGAPVDSDMKREAEVIRQVRDTESETSPTLDSFPSTMQPPQDVTSELNSASIKTATPSAPSFSKQASRNSGGVEFWNSFDDRYRTPPPLRQMGASSAPEDEMSLDMTPSTTMGSSVADSVKVRSRSSTPHAPNTAAIEITRKRRREDDFDPNLFKRRAVSPSVSAQSSPVLTHSSAVNDTGPNPWGPPPKPSLGAPFSERTSTEGDKRTNPHTGTPKRVGLQGMTEASDGFMNMSIE; from the exons ATGACAGACGTCCGTCCGTCTGGGGGCCACCTCGCCTTCGACAGCAAACTCACCGAACAACTCCAACAACCCTCGCGCTCACCCAAGTCGCGCTCTCTATCCGACGCTTCCAAGCCAACGACCTCATCCCAACCCTCCACCGGTGATCTCAGTCGCCCACCCAGCAAGGATGACAGTGTGATCCCGTCTTTACCCTCCACTCCCCGACGTTCCTCTCTTCACCAACCAAGCCTGTCCCTCAACCTCCCCTCCAAGGCCGCCTCTCCGTCCGTCCCTAACCGGGCTCCGCCGCTCTCGCCCCAACTCGACTCCTCCCACTCATATGGTTCACCAAGCTCGGTGCTTCCGCGACGCTCACGCGGCCTGGACTTTTCGCGCGCATGCACGAATCTTCACCACTCGACTCTAGCTGAATCATCCCCCGATTCGTCGCCGACCATCGGTGGCCGGGGTATGACGATTCCTCAGCGCCGCGGCTCTCTAGGCTCAACCTCAGTTCCCCCGTTTGCAACCTCTGGTCCCGCAGACCGCACGGCAATCTCGAGCTCTGTGTCCAGCGTCAACATGATGGAATCGGACACCAGTACgagcgaggaagacgatgaccACATGATGGGCGATCGAGATGATATCATGCTCAATACACCGCAGGCGGTAAGAATGGGCAGTGGACCAAGTCCCTTTGCAACGGGCAACATCCAAAGCCCCGGAAACGACTGGATGGCTGGATGCCAACAGGCAACGGCAAGCCTTATGAGCTTCCAGCGAGCGCGGTTCCGCAACACCAAAGGACGCAGTCGACACAGCTCGAGTAGCGCAAGCGGCAACAGCTCCAAACCCAGTCCTGGGCCTCAGTCTCCTCCGGTCATGAAGAGTGTGGAGAACCCTACAGGAGGATATTTCGCCCCGCGACAGACCGGAAATGCGCGACGAGAGAGTCTCAGCCTGGGCACGCGCGACTTGCGTCTGTCAGATCTGAGTGATGACGGTGAAAGCCGCGCTCGTGGCGGGAGTCCCACCGCCGCGTCGCATATGGAGGGCGGGCCTTTGGGTGTGATCCGCCGTGCGGTGACTCGACGCGGAAGTTTACTG CCCAAAACCAAGACTTTTGCTCGCATTCGCTCAGCCCTCATGGAAGAGGGCGCCCCTGTGGACAGCGACATGAAACGGGAGGCCGAAGTCATTCGTCAGGTCCGGGACACGGAGTCTGAGACGTCTCCCACACTGGATTCTTTCCCATCAACCATGCAACCACCACAGGATGTGACTTCGGAATTGAACTCGGCTTCAATCAAAACGGCAACACCATCTGCGCCCAGCTTCAGTAAGCAAGCCAGTCGCAACTCGGGAGGTGTGGAGTTTTGGAACTCGTTCGATGACCGATATCGCACCCCGCCGCCCCTGCGCCAGATGGGCGCCTCATCGGCACCAGAAGACGAGATGTCCTTGGACATGACCCCGTCGACCACGATGGGCTCTTCTGTGGCCGACTCGGTCAAAGTGCGATCTCGTTCCTCCACTCCCCATGCCCCCAACACGGCCGCCATCGAGATTACGCGCAAACGGCGTCGTGAGGACGACTTCGACCCCAACCTATTCAAGCGCCGCGCCGTATCGCCCAGTGTGAGTGCCCAGAGCAGTCCCGTGCTGACGCATTCCTCCGCCGTCAACGACACGGGGCCGAATCCCTGGGGGCCACCGCCGAAACCATCGCTTGGAGCGCCCTTCTCGGAGCGCACTAGCACGGAAGGTGACAAACGAACGAATCCCCATACGGGGACGCCGAAACGCGTGGGACTACAAGGCATGACGGAAGCTAGTGATGGATTCATGAACATGAGCATTGAGTAA
- a CDS encoding uncharacterized protein (ID:PFLUO_004131-T1.cds;~source:funannotate) codes for MSSSTGNKDFRDQLGKFRLDSNNPPSLPSSWSHLPAPDSPLDSSPARSKRVSTACDFCRKRKKKCDFRYPNCSACTRAGVRCTIPPPGPQVANTSVPRDQLENLQKRVQWLEEIVRRKSGISVADLATGTPIDGEGDPDWWYQVPAMIATGSRAPASIPSPAGSSGSPAPAGPTGSEAPTRVGTELPNVGEIFRDQLEHRRPSVARPTSAPRVLRLSSLEEAEQVAGQYFDSIGYQYPFMSRLEFMNHLRHIYSGGVPSSEVHNAYHITMAIALLIGSVDSTKPAEFYHASQETLPLALQNEDLPSVRALLGLALYTSFATAGPSIWHVLGTAMRLATSLGLHKARSYPTTEEEEMAKRAFWSLYNFDRLIASTLGRPLGIADEDISVSLPRELNDDGTEVPGASAMTIPVQVIRLRRIFSRIYRYLYSSRPQPPPREVAATLSQFRREVDDWRMSAPVFPSALLYSTSYYDYLYYTTLLLMYRPSQHNPTPDTTSIISCGDSSIQVIRSYWDSYSIGKLKWIWLTLSQVYFAGITILWCLEQNARALREARPAPWHPDEQMMRRATQAVVVLLEEFGKRRAGVDRLAETFRHQSTTIFSQMAYQQQQMEPNQPVPQPQDPGPPQPPISLAAPPPPPVPLAPILDDVLLVDGSGTVPMIDPQMAEQLSYSYNWFQEEMASYYTI; via the exons atgagcagcagcaccggcaaCAAGGACTTCCGCGACCAGTTGGGCAAGTTCCGCCTCGACTCCAATAATCCCCCGTCCCTGCCCTCGTCCTGGTCGCACCTGCCCGCCCCCGACTCCCCCCTCGACTCAAGCCCCGCGCGCAGCAAGCGCGTGTCTACGGCCTGCGATTTCTGtcgcaagcgcaagaagaaatGTGACTTTCGCTATCCCAACTGCTCCGCCTGTACGCGCGCCGGCGTGCGCTGCACCATCCCGCCACCGGGCCCGCAAGTCGCCAACACCTCCGTGCCCCGCGATCAGCTGGAGAACCTGCAGAAGCGAGTGCAATGGCTGGAGGAGATCGTGCGCCGCAAGTCGGGCATCTCGGTGGCCGACCTGGCCACCGGCACCCCCATCGATGGTGAGGGTGACCCGGACTGGTGGTACCAGGTGCCGGCAATGATCGCGACGGGCAGTCGTGCGCCGGCATCGATTCCCAGTCCTGCCGGCAGTAGCGGCTCGCCTGCACCGGCTGGTCCGACGGGGTCCGAGGCGCCGACCAGGGTGGGCACCGAACTCCCCAACGTCGGGGAGATTTTTCGCGATCAATTAGAACATCGTCGCCCATCCGTCGCGCGCCCCACATCCGCCCCGCGGGTCCTGCGCCTGTCATCGTTGGAGGAAGCAGAGCAGGTGGCCGGCCAGTATTTCGATAGCATAGGGTATCAGTACCCGTTCATGTCCCGCTTGGAATTCATGAACCATTTGCGCCACATCTACAGCGGCGGGGTGCCATCGTCCGAGGTGCACAATGCCTACCACATCACCATGGCCATTGCGTTGCTGATCGGGTCTGTCGATTCGACTAAGCCTGCGGAGTTTTACCACGCTAGCCAGGAGACCCTGCCACTAGCGTTGCAGAATGAAGACCTACCGTCGGTCCGGGCCTTGCTGGGGTTGGCACTATATACGTCCTTTGCGACCGCGGGCCCAAGTATCTGGCATGTGTTGGGAACGGCCATGCGCCTGGCCACGAGCCTGGGTCTGCACAAGGCCCGGTCATATCCGACcacggaggaagaagaaatggccAAACGAGCCTTCTGGAGTCTCTACAATTTCGATCGGCTGATCGCCAGCACTCTAGGTCGACCCTTGGGAATTGCAGACGAGGATATCAGTGTGAGTCTCCCGCGAGAGCTCAATGACGATGGCACCGAAGTGCCCGGGGCCAGCGCCATGACCATTCCGGTGCAGGTGATACGCTTGCGCCGCATCTTTTCGCGCATCTACCGATACC TATACAGCAGTCGACCGCAGCCGCCTCCGCGCGAAGTCGCGGCCACTCTCAGCCAATTCCGCCGGGAGGTAGATGACTGGCGCATGTCGGCCCCGGTGTTCCCATCGGCGCTCCTGTATTCCACTTCGTACTACGATTATCTGTACTATACgaccctgctgctgatgTATCGCCCGAGTCAGCACAACCCGACCCCCGACACGACCAGTATCATCAGCTGCGGGGACTCCAGCATCCAAGTCATTCGATCCTACTGGGACAGCTATTCAATCGGCAAGCTCAAGTGGATCTGGTTGACCTTGAGTCAAGTGTATTTTGCAGGCATCACCATCCTGTGGTGCCTGGAGCAGAATGCGCGTGCCTTGCGCGAAGCCCGACCTGCCCCTTGGCACCCGGACGAACAGATGATGCGCCGGGCCACCCAGGCGGTGGTTGTTCTGCTGGAGGAGTTTGGCAAGCGGCGAGCAGGGGTCGATCGGTTGGCGGAGACCTTCCGGCATCAGAGCACGACGATCTTCAGCCAGATGGCCTACCAGCAACAGCAAATGGAGCCAAATCAGCCGGTTCCGCAGCCTCAAGATCCCGGTCCGCCCCAACCTCCCATTTCTCTGGCCgcgccgccacctcctccagtTCCTTTGGCGCCAATTCTTGACGATGTCCTGCTTGTGGATGGCAGCGGGACTGTACCAATGATCGACCCGCAGATGGCGGAGCAGCTGTCCTACTCTTACAATTGGTTccaggaggagatggcgTCGTACTATACCATTTGA
- a CDS encoding uncharacterized protein (ID:PFLUO_004130-T1.cds;~source:funannotate) — MDELDKISTPASGLPLGFHGTVVHSHSLDELEILQDCFVLIDKAGIIQTLQADTHPDRINAIVADNGYAPDVFPVKYLRRGEFLCPGFIDTHNHAPQWAQRGVGRGLTLLDWLDQITFAHEAKFADPEYARRMYTTCVTGFLQQGITTASYYGSYHGEASRILADVCLEKGQRALVGKCNMNRNAPDWYRDQSAGESLLETRALIKHVQQLDPNNLLIKPIITPRFAICCDPPLLEGLGDIIREHPDLPIQTHFNEAKDEITYTHQLFPEFGTEADLYQRFGLLNERSILAHCIFLQEEEIHRLQELRCGISHCPISNTTMQDFMVAPIREYLRRGIKVGLGTDSGGGHSSSMLEVMKQAFVVSNAQQMLTKGRDPALSMHEGFFLATLGGAQVCGLDDRIGNFAVGKEFDALEIHTMDLEQPGVMSPVEADDSMSVIFEKFLMTGDDRNIAKVYVRGRSVKV; from the exons ATGGACGAGTTGGACAAAATTAGCACGCCGGCATCTGGTCTCCCGCTGGGCTTCCATGGCACTGTCGTCCACTCGCACAgcctcgacgagctcgagatTCTGCAGGATTGTTTCGTGCTCATCGATAAAGCAggcatcatccagaccctccaggCCGACACACATCCAGATCGCATCAATGCCATCGTGGCCGACAATGGCTATGCCCCCGATGTCTTCCCCGTGAAGTACCTGCGCCGCGGCGAGTTTCTGTGTCCAG GCTTCATCGACACCCACAACCA TGCTCCCCAATGGGCCCAGCGCGGAGTCGGCCGCGGCTTGACGCTCCTCGACTGGCTGGACCAGATAACTTTCGCGCATGAGGCCAAGTTCGCCGACCCGGAGTATGCTCGTCGCATGTACACCACCTGCGTCACTGGATTCCTTCAACAGGGCATCACCACGGCTTCCTATTACGGCTCCTATCACGGCGAAGCTTCGCGCATCCTCGCCGATGTTTGCCTGGAAAAAGGGCAACGGGCGTTGGTCGGCAAGTGCAACATGAACCGGAACGCGCCAGACTGGTACCGCGACCAGTCAGCGGGCGAATCTTTGCTAGAAACGCGTGCCCTGATTAAGCACGTTCAACAGCTCGACCCCAACAATCTCTTGATCAAACCGATCATCACGCCCCGCTTCGCGATCTGCTGTGACCCGCCACTGCTCGAGGGTCTCGGGGACATCATCCGCGAACACCCCGATCTACCTATCCAGACACACTTCAATGAAGCAAAGGATGAAATAACATATACCCACCAACTATTTCCCGAATTTGGGACGGAGGCCGACCTCTACCAGAGATTTGGCTTGCTAAATGAGCGGTCCATTCTGGCACACTGCATCTTCTtgcaggaggaagagatccaTCGTCTACAAGAGCTTCGCTGTGGCATTTCTCACTGTCCTATCTCCAACACTACTATGCAAGACTTCATGGTCGCCCCGATCCGCGAGTATCTGCGCCGTGGAATCAAGGTTGGACTCGGCACGGATAGTGGCGGCGGGCATTCCTCATCTATGCTAGAGGTCATGAAGCAGGCCTTTGTGGTCTCGAATGCGCAGCAGATGCTGACCAAGGGTCGGGACCCGGCTCTGTCCATGCACGAAGGCTTCTTCCTAGCCACTTTGGGGGGAGCGCAGGTCTGTGGTCTCGATGACCGGATCGGCAATTTTGCGGTCGGTAAGGAGTTTGATGCACTGGAGATTCATACGATGGACCTAGAACAGCCGGGAGTGATGAGTCCCGTCGAGGCGGACGACTCCATGTCCGTGATCTTTGAGAAGTTTCTCATGACCGGCGACGACCGCAACATCGCCAAGGTGTATGTCCGAGGACGGTCGGTGAAAGTATGA
- a CDS encoding uncharacterized protein (ID:PFLUO_004133-T1.cds;~source:funannotate) gives MALIARSATEADVTALTRINIVCFQQYGMLRAMFPQSDLPTLMEFKVLNAMKHMANPQMNVLTVDDPVTGEPVSYTRWLIPKSLGFTPSTPNLSERGLSLAEAAKNPLQHAPQPVNESVYNGFRKMLEEARGKHTTDRDMILDLLATLPSHQGRGIGSALLRWGTEKADAWQVRIFLEATPEGIPLYLKHGWKIVEEVTMDLDAHGASGRETFTLMMRDPVPAK, from the exons ATGGCTCTCATTGCCCGCTCTgccaccgaggccgacgTCACAGCCCTGACCCGCATCAACATTGTCTGCTTCCAGCAGTACGGCATGCTCCGGGCCATGTTCCCCCAGAGCGATCTTCCTACCCTGATGGAGTTCAAGGTGCTTAATGCCATGAAACACATGGCCAACCCTCAGATGAACGTTTTGACTGTCGATGACCCGGTGACTGGGGAGCCCGTGTCCTATACCCGCTGGCTGATCCCCAAATCCCTGGGCTTCACCCCTAGCACGCCGAATCTGAGCGAGAGGGGGCTTtccctggccgaggcggccaagAATCCTCTACAGCATGCACCTCAGCCCGTCAATGAAAGCGTCTACAATGGCTTCCGcaagatgctggaggaggcaCGCGGAAAACACACCACCGATCGGGACATGA TCCTAGACCTATTAGCCACTTTGCCATCCCATCAAGGGCGTGGTATCGGGTCTGCGCTGCTCCGATGGGGCACGGAGAAGGCCGATGCGTGGCAGGTACGGATCTTCCTGGAAGCAACACCGGAGGGAATCCCCCTCTACCTCAAGCACGGCTGGAAGATCGTGGAGGAGGTCACCATGGATTTGGATGCCCATGGCGCCTCCGGACGGGAGACGTTTACCCTGATGATGCGCGACCCGGTTCCAGCCAAGTGA
- a CDS encoding uncharacterized protein (ID:PFLUO_004129-T1.cds;~source:funannotate), with amino-acid sequence MAKVKFAILDDYQGIAPPYFAHLASRVDVVSFSETLDPRVPAQHDELIRRLEPFDGVLAMRERTPFAAQTIAALPNLKLLLTTGTRNLSLDLQACADRNIPVAGTAGRPPGVNSTVQHTWALILALARHVARDDAAIKQGAWQGSLGMNLSNKTLALLGLGKLGSQVGKIAVQAFGMNVIAWSANLTQAKADEQAAAQGLPAGTFDVLASKSDLFSRADVLSVHYVLSERSRGIVGKAELATMRPTAMILNTSRGPLIDQSALLDALNAGQIRGAALDVFDPEPLPANSPWRTTRWGEDGRSEVLLSPHMGYGEEDLMHGWYREVAENLERWLDGKPLRLPMNESGKL; translated from the exons ATGGCCAAAGTTAAATTCGCCATCCTAGATGACTACCAGGGCATTGCGCCCCCCTACTTTGCCCATCTAGCCTCGCGTGTCGACGTCGTCAGTTTCTCCGAAACCCTCGACCCGCGGGTCCCCGCACAGCACGATGAGCTCATCCGGCGCCTCGAGCCCTTTGACGGCGTGTTGGCCATGCGTGAGCGCACGCCCTTCGCTGCCCAGACCATCGCCGCGCTGCCGAAcctgaagctgctgctgaccaCGGGCACGCGCAACCTGTCACTCGACCTGCAAGCATGCGCCGATCGAAATATTCCCGTGGCCGGCACGGCAGGCAGGCCCCCGGGCGTTAATTCAAC GGTGCAACATACGTGGGCATTGATCCTAGCCCTCGCCCGACATGTGGCGCGCGATGATGCCGCCATCAAACAAGGCGCATGGCAGGGCTCACTGGGAATGAATCTGTCCAACAAGACCCTGGCGCTGCTAGGTCTCGGGAAGCTGGGGTCGCAGGTGGGCAAGATTGCCGTGCAGGCCTTTGGTATGAACGTCATCGCCTGGTCCGCGAACTTGACCCAGGCCAAAGCGGACGAACAGGCCGCGGCACAAGGTCTCCCGGCGGGCACCTTCGACGTGCTCGCGTCCAAGAGCGACTTATTTTCCCGCGCCGACGTCCTCAGCGTTCATTACGTCCTCAGTGAGCGCTCCCGTGGGATCGTCGGCAAGGCCGAACTCGCGACCATGCGCCCGACGGCCATGATTCTGAACACGTCTCGCGGGCCGTTGATTGATCAGTCCGCTCTCCTGGACGCTCTCAACGCCGGTCAAATTCGTGGGGCCGCCTTGGATGTATTTGATCCGGAGCCACTCCCAGCCAACAGCCCGTGGCGGACCACGAGGTGGGGCGAGGACGGACGCAGCGAGGTGTTGCTCTCACCGCACATGGGCTACGGAGAAGAGGATCTGATGCACGGGTGGTATCGGGAAGTGGCCGAGAATCTCGAgcgatggctggatgggaaGCCCTTGCGGCTGCCGATGAATGAATCGGGGAAATTGTAG
- a CDS encoding uncharacterized protein (ID:PFLUO_004125-T1.cds;~source:funannotate) yields the protein MASTVELASSFIEGAPPGELADVVADVQALTSEGENIIPSLAPAFERYNESQLTTVKLPGSSQEVLVSEFNKLEGSRYFDTESQTSFEVDHTTQTASGAQSSPLESQNADLIKSLLKSLGIHAREHYPSCSYGVYPIESDSAVAIALVANRYSPNNFWNGRFRAIYQVPVSSASTTVTGKIHVDVHYYEDGNVSLNTTKPINVAIPSVSAESIISRIATAERDYQEDLNRAFVQMAEGAFKNLRRQLPITRQKVEWEKFSRFVNCTAGLDKTLRLFQALAQIAAVFSVGTLAVQFTTAKLQLGLTRRFLRLFGFIPSFQRVAALLGQDEVGSMPVWLEMAKCTSFGLYIVLEDLTILHATGVHPVPWNNRILREAFQFWFYALALSVGRSTWCLLFTSAKPAETTRPAKDQKQKKNEKEDSEKKPYISAVAPLVKQLVADSCDLLLPGSFLGWIPLSDLTIGVSTVVSTLITGQQVWAAQNQ from the exons ATGGCATCCACTGTCGAACTCGCATCCTCCTTCATCGAGGGTGCCCCGCCTGGCGAG CTTGCGGATGTCGTTGCCG ACGTGCAAGCCCTGAcctccgagggcgagaacATTATCCCTTCGCTCGCCCCCGCCTTTGAACGATACAATGAGAGCCAACTTACGACGGTGAAGCTGCCAGGATCCAGTCAGGAG GTTCTGGTCAGCGAGTTTAACAAGCTGGAAGGCAGCCGCTACTTCGACACGGAAAGTCAGACATCGTTTGAGGTCGATCATACCACACAG ACAGCATCGGGGGCACAATCATCACCGTTGGAGTCTCAAAATGCCGACTTGAT TAAATCGCTGCTCAAGTCGCTTGGCATTCATGCCCGTGAACATTATCCCAGCTGCTCGTACGGTGTCTACCCGATCGAGAGCGATTCTGCAGTCGCCATTGCTTTGGTTGCAAACCGCTACTCGCCCAACAATTTCTG GAACGGTCGTTTCCGCGCCATCTACCAGGTTCCTGTCTCATCTGCGTCCACCACCGTCACTGGCAAGATCCACGTGGACGTGCACTACTACGAAGACGGCAACGTGTCTCTGAACACCACCAAGCCCATCAACGTCGCCATCCCCTCCGTGTCAGCCGAGTCGATCATTTCCCGCATTGCGACAGCGGAGCGCGATTACCAGGAGGATTTGAACCGGGCATTTGTGCAGATGGCCGAGGGGGCATTCAAGAACCTGCGGCGACAGCTGCCCATCACGCGGCAAAAGGTCGAGTGGGAAAAG TTCTCCCGCTTCGTTAATTGCACCGCCGGCCTGGACAAGACCCTACGTCTGTTCCAGGCCCTCGCACAGATCGCGGCGGTTTTCAGCGTCGGAACTCTCGCCGTGCAGTTCACGACGGCCAAACTGCAATTGGGATTGA CACGCCGGTTCCTCCGGCTCTTTGGCTTCATACCCTCATTCCAGCGCGTGGCCGCGCTCCTTGGTCAAGACGAGGTCGGCTCGATGCCCGTGTGGCTCGAGATGGCCAAATGTACGTCCTTTGGTCTATACATTGTGCTGGAGGATTTGACGATT CTCCATGCAACAGGTGTCCACCCAGTGCCTTGGAATAATCGTATTCTGCGCGAGGCGTTCCAGTTCTGGTTCTATGCTTTGGCTCTGTCTGTTGGAAGAAGTACTTGGTGCCTCTTGTTTACATCTGCCAAGCCTGCAGAGACAACTAGGCCCGCTAAGGATCaaaagcagaagaaaaacgagAAGGAGGACTCTGAGAAGAAGCCATATATTTCGGCTGTCGCGCCACTAGTGAAACAGCTCGTTGCTGATAGCTGCGATCTGTTGCTGCCGGGGTCATTCCTTGGCTGGATTCCCTTGAGCGACCTTACGATCGGTGTGAGCACAGTGGTGAGCACATTGATCACTGGCCAGCAGGTTTGGGCTGCTCAGAATCAGTAA
- a CDS encoding uncharacterized protein (ID:PFLUO_004128-T1.cds;~source:funannotate), whose protein sequence is MAPSIDPLPLTPATPAQPAPTHPDRLRVNRSPKAFASGAYSLIDLPAGAVFAQITNPTPGKKAYTTVQTGPDTHIQLNSDLVYCNHSCAPSVVFDMARMEVRVVDDRPLKAGDALTFFYPSTEWEMDQPFQCTCGAGDGLCRGWISGAGDMPPEALDGYWLNGHIRAMIDHK, encoded by the coding sequence ATGGCGCCTTCCATTGATCCCCTGCCATTAACGCCCGCCACCCCCGCGCAACCTGCCCCAACGCACCCCGACCGACTGCGAGTCAACCGCAGCCCCAAGGCCTTTGCCAGCGGCGCCTACTCGCTCATCGACCTGCCCGCCGGAGCCGTCTTCGCCCAGATCACGAACCCCACCCCCGGAAAGAAGGCATACACGACGGTCCAGACCGGCCCCGACACGCACATCCAGCTGAATTCCGACCTGGTATACTGCAACCACTCGTGTGCGCCGTCGGTGGTCTTCGATATGGCTCGCATGGAGGTGCGCGTCGTGGATGACCGGCCCTTGAAGGCGGGCGATGCCCTCACCTTCTTCTACCCCAGCACCGAGTGGGAAATGGACCAGCCCTTCCAGTGTACCTGTGGTGCCGGGGATGGGCTCTGCAGGGGCTGGATctctggtgctggagatATGCCCCCCGAAGCCCTGGACGGGTACTGGCTCAATGGACACATTAGGGCAATGATTGATCACAAGTAG
- a CDS encoding uncharacterized protein (ID:PFLUO_004132-T1.cds;~source:funannotate), giving the protein MKTTVGSLLLSAGIATANPLAPRSSGVQGFDISSYQGTVDFSGAYSSGARFVIIKATEGTSYIDSDFSSHYDGATSAGLIRGGYHFAHPDEGSGADQATYFLDNGGGWTNDGQTLPGMLDIEYNPDGSECYGLSASDMVSWISDFGETYNSKTGRYPMIYSTADWWSTCTGDSTDFSTNYPLVLAQYASSISTVPGGWPYQSFWQNADSYTYGGDSDIWNGDSDSLSTFAKG; this is encoded by the exons ATGAAGACCACCGTGGGCTCACTGCTGCTGTCCGCTGGCATAGCCACGGCCAACCCTCTCGCTCCTCGCTCCAGTGGGGTCCAGGGCTTTGATATTTCCAGCTATCAGGGCACCGTCGACTTCTCCGGAGCCTACAGTTCGGGAGCCCGGTTTGTGATCATCAAG GCCACCGAGGGCACCAGCTATATCGACTCGGACTTCTCTAGCCACTATGATGGTGCGACCAGCGCGGGCCTGATCCGTGGAGGCTACCATTTCGCCCACCCGGACGAGGGCTCCGGTGCAGACCAGGCCACCTACTTCCTCGACAACGGTGGCGGCTGGACCAATGATGGCCAGACGCTGCCAGGCATGTTGGACATTGAATATAACCCCGACGGCTCCGAGTGCTACGGGCTGAGCGCGTCCGACATGGTCTCCTGGATTTCGGACTTTGGCGAGACCTATAACAGCAAGACGGGTCGCTACCCTATGATCTACTCGACGGCCGACTGGTGGAGCACCTGCACCGGTGATAGCACCGACTTCAGCACTAATTACCCCTTGGTACTGGCGCAGTATGCCAGCTCCATCAGCACCGTGCCCGGTGGCTGGCCCTACCAGAGCTTCTGGCAGAATGCCGATAGCTACACCTATGGCGGCGATTCCGACATCTGGAACGGCGACTCAGACTCGCTCTCCACCTTTGCCAAGGGCTAA
- a CDS encoding uncharacterized protein (ID:PFLUO_004127-T1.cds;~source:funannotate) yields MATTSISKLDYKVDSDVLSTGSSASTLCPTVTDGSFTSSRKLYIGAHGIRVLRFPLPDSQTEISIYDEDGIVAYSSTRSKRWSGSSVLSSIKCGNIIHTDYFFGPNRDPVLRLLESTDVRPEELQVSGKWMSRSTKFTMPNGTRFEWSYAKEKRDGKHVNLIILRVVDTDSQGKEPTNGRIVAKLVRGEDTRTPGTSRYRAGNGGELQIDENALIFAQLEEPVVVATCLVMTKREIDRRRALQCGMMGGGC; encoded by the exons ATGGCTACTACTTCGATCTCCAAGCTCGACTATAAAGTCGATTCCGACGTCCTGTCGACCGGCTCTTCGGCCAGCACCCTCTGTCCAACCGTCACCGACGGGTCGTTCACATCCAGTCGCAAGTTATACATTGGTGCACACGGCATCCGGGTATTACGCTTCCCACTGCCGGACAGCCAGACAGAGATCTCTATCTatgacgaagatggcatcgTCGCTTATA GTTCCACACGTTCCAAGCGCTGGTCGGGCAGCTCCGTGCTATCCAGCATAAAGTGCGGCAATATAATCCACACGGACTACTTCTTCGGTCCGAACAGAGACCCAGTTCTGCGCCTGCTCGAGTCCACCGATGTCCGGCCTGAAGAGCTGCAGGTCTCTGGCAAATGGATGTCCCGAAGTACCAAGTTCACGATGCCCAATGGTACTCGGTTCGAGTGGAGCTATGCTAAAGAGAAGCGCGATGGCAAGCACGTGAATCTGATCATCCTCCGAGTGGTGGATACCGATAGCCAGGGTAAAGAACCGACAAATGGCCGGATCGTGGCGAAGCTGGTACGTGGAGAGGATACTCGCACCCCGGGAACATCGCGCTATCGCGCAGGCAATGGGGGCGAGCTCCAGATTGATGAAAATGCTTTGATTttcgcccagctggaggaacCCGTGGTCGTTGCAACCTGCCTCGTCATGACGAAGCGAGAGATCGACCGGCGCAGGGCGCTTCAATGCGGGATGATGGGCGGTGGATGTTAA